In Macrobrachium rosenbergii isolate ZJJX-2024 chromosome 16, ASM4041242v1, whole genome shotgun sequence, a single genomic region encodes these proteins:
- the LOC136846971 gene encoding uncharacterized protein, with protein MVEASTSTCTEALLSSWISCFSVLDDITTDRGPAFLLELWVSLAYLRVTTLHSTMAYNPAANGMVERTHRSLKAALMASYTDENWKAQLPWVLLGLRTAPRANGDESPAEKVYGETLAIPGEFFPTEPDAPDTPLPRLREIAKKFAPRRKTFTDRTHNLSPEGLNTCTHFFIRNNTCRPPFTRPYRGPYRVVSRTSKAYLINIHGWEDWISVDRLKPAFLMDSGTQEETGRCPRIPP; from the coding sequence atggtagaagcatcaacaagcaCCTGCACAGAAGCCCTACTGTCAAGTTGGATAAGCTGTTTCAGTGTGCTGGATGACATAACCACAGACAGGGGCCCAGCATTCTTAttggaactctgggtctccctggcataCCTGAGGGTGACAACACTCCACAGTACAATGGCATACAACCCTGCGGCCAACGGTATGGTGGAAAGAACCCACcgttcattgaaagcagctctgatggcaaGTTATACTGATGAAAATTGGAAGGcgcagctgccttgggtccttctgggtctccgcactgcaccAAGGGCAAACGGCGATGAATCTCCTGCAGAGAAAGTCTATGGTGAAACACTGGccatacctggagaattcttccccacggAGCCGGACGCCCCTGATACGCCCCTTCcaaggctaagagaaattgcaaagaagttcgcGCCCCGCCGAAAGACTTTCACTGACAGGACCCATAACTTAAGCCCAGAAGGCCTGAATACCTGTACACACTTCTTCATCAGGAACAACACCTGCCGCCCACCCTtcaccagaccatacagagggcCATACCGAGTTGTCAGcagaacatccaaggcctacctaATCAACATCCATgggtgggaagactggatatctgtcgacagattaaagccagccttcctgatGGACAGTGGAACTCAGGAGGAAACCGGCAGgtgtcccagaattcctccataA